A region of the Corticium candelabrum chromosome 4, ooCorCand1.1, whole genome shotgun sequence genome:
TGTTAGTGAACAAAAAGGTTTCTTCTAAAGATTATGTAAAAGCCTTAATGCTTCTGGCATCAGCTTTGGAGAAATCGTTTGCTAGACGTCCGCATTTGAAATTCATGTATTGTCAGTATGATATGTTGTTAGCAGCTAAAGAAGCATACGTAACAGCTGAAAGCGTGCTTGTAAATGTGGACGATCATACACTAGAACCACTTAAAATATCCCAGAAAAAACTAGAGCTAGATTCCACAATACGCAAGCTGTCTGAAGAAGGAGAGAAAAGAATGTATTCAGAAACAAGCAAGCGAATCGCGCAGCTGTGGGAAACGAGAGAATGGGAGAGCCTACTGTCAATGTTGACTGCAGAAAGCAACAGCAACGACCTTCAATCACATCAACAACCAAATCAAATTGTGATGAGTGGGTTTGAGAGTTTTCTAAATAGCAAGATGGATTATCTGGACAAGACGTTAAAAGAAGATCGCTTAGGATTGTTACTTGTAAGAGGATTGTGGAAAATAAAACGTCAGAACGTCACTGCAGGACTTTGTGACGTGCAGACAGCTGTCTGGAATGGCATTAATTTAGAATGTCTTCTAAAGGCTGCCATAAACGTAGTCGTCGAATTGACGGTCTCAGAGATTTTTGGCTCTCTGAATCAACGCTTTAGCGTCATATTTAGTGGATTGAAACACATTTCTGCACGAGACTTGCTCCCTAGTGCAATTGACAATAACCTTTTTGGTTTACTCCCGACCGATGACGACCTAATCCCTCCGAGTACGCTAAACTGGCCAGAATTGATAGTTCCTGGCATGAATACAAGAGCCACTCGAAAGTACGAAGAATCAGTGAGACGACATATTTCAGAGGGAAAGTGGTCGGAAAGAAATGCAGCTGTTGCTTATATTGATTTAGTTTCAAGTAGTAACCACCCAGTAGAAGCTGTCCTGTGTTTTGTTAATGCGGGTCTTTGGTTTCTGAAAGAGTTGCGATTgaaagtagacaaacagaagactaAAGCGGCTGCAAAAGACTTGCTGAAAATACCAAAAAAGACAGCATCAAATCATCAAAATCATGTAAAGATTCCGGTTGCACTGACGAGTGTCGGTGTATGTTTGCTACTGAGCAGGCCGTTGTAGGATGTATGAAGCAAGCGTATCTGCTAGCCACAACGGTTCTCCATCCTGGAATGCAACAGTATTTCTTACGTTTGGCTCTAAAAGCCACCGTAACTGCTGTCCATATCATGAACAGACGTGCTACTCCGGAGGATGGTACATTCATTGTTAGTATTCTCCACAGTCTCATGTACGTCTGTAGGATGAATCCGTTTTGGAATGTCCCTGTAGTGATGGTATCAGAGGCCGTAATTCTCAACATTATTTCTGGCAAATTGCACAGCCAATATGTCCTCAATCTGCaaagcaagaaaacaaaacCCATTAGAGAGGCAGAACTAAAGTATCAAATTTACAAAAACGATCTTTGCGGAATTTGTCACACAGAAGAACCTTCGTTTTAGCGCCATGCAAGAGGCCCTTCGAGAAAAAGGCTGGACATGTCTAGATGTATCACGGCTTATGTCTTCTCCATTGTCTGTGCGCGACAAGGATGGCTGGTTGGTGCCAAATGATGCACTCGGTGTCCCTTTGCCGTATGCAGAGCTGAAAGGATTTTCGTTGAAGATCGATAATCTTAGCTCGATTAGTATTCTAGTAGGGATGGCCGATGGCGAAACAAACGGACTTTTCGGATCAGATGATGTTTCCGAAGTGCTTAGTTTCAAGCCTGGAGTGAGCTTCTTTAGCTTTGGATCCTCCTAGTAGGAATGAGCGTTTCCATCCTTTTCAAGAATTTAGATATGAACCAGAAGAACTAAAAAGTACTGACTTTCTCCACACGATGTTTGAAACAGACTACTTGCTCAAGTCGTTTAGTGTCGGTGTGGAGGTATCTGCCAATTCACCCTTCAAACAGCGTGCGACTGACGAGCGACTATTGCAAGACCTTCCTGCCCACCTACGACACATTTTGAGACCGATGCTTCAACGCGGGTCATTTCTACCGAAAGCTCATCGTTTCTGGATTCAAGTCGATGAATTGGTGTACGCTGAGACCCGTGACTCGACAGGATCATGCATTGATTATCGCTTGGAAAATCCGAAAATGGTGGTTCGTACTCATCTTCTAATACCGGATATTGACGGAAAGCTCCACGATGCTACAGAAAACGACGATTGCGATTCTCCAGAAGCGCAGTTCGCTGCCGACTTCACCACTCACTACGATGAGATTGCTCGTTTCTTTCCACTTTTTGCCAGACTGAAAGAACTGGTGAAACTGCAGTTTTTTGCTTTAGTACTACATAGCACATCGGAAAATCTGAAGAGAAATGGTAACGGAGATGTACCTGTGCCCGACTCTATAGTACAAACTATTCAAGGAGAAGAAAGGAGCAAACGAAAGGCAGCTGTGTCGGAGATGCTACGCCAAATAAAGAGCCAAATTGAGGTTTGGCCAGCAGCCGAAATATCTTCGAAGTATCAACAGCCGTACGGAGACTTCAAAATGAACTATCGTCCTCGTATTCTCATGTATACGTACCATATTCAGACATGGAGTTCGAAGTGAAAAGATTCTCCGCGAAAAAGACACAAAAGTTCTCTCTGACATAGCAAGCAGTCTCATGCAAGTGTGTTATTATGGAGTTCCTCTTAGTACCATGAAAACTTATGTTTCCAGTTGGCTTTCCAGTAGTGACTCCTGGAGCTCTTCACACTGTTTACTGCAGTTTATCAAAGAAAATATGAGTCTTACTACTCGAGCTGAAATTCAGCAAAAAATAGCTGATCAATTTAGGGCTATTTATAAATCATTTGAGCAAGAAGTGACCGTCATGAAACGAAAAAATCAACGTTGTGCACAGAGTGGAACTTCTTGCAACTGGGTACCCGCCGCTCCTCTTCGACACACGATCAGTGAAAACGCATTTTCTCTTTGCTATGGAGGCGTGCTGCTTGCACCGACTTATAGACAAGGCTTGGTTGCACAAACTGATAGTCGTGATAAAAATATTCAGACCATCGGTAGCCAAAATATACACACGATTAGAGTGCCAGCGGTGAGCAAAGGCCAAGCAAGAAGCATGTCCAGCAGTTCTCACTACGGAGCTCGCACTTTGAAGTCAAAACAGTCTGTCCGTTCTGGTTACTCAAACGTTGCCACAGTACCTCCCCAAACTGCTGCTGCAACTGTCCGTTCTGGATCCTCAAACGTTGCCATATTACCTCCCCGAGCTGCTGATGCCTCTGGTGGCGGCAGAAGCGATGGCAATGGCGGAAATGTAATCACGAAGCTCTCGATCTTGTCGGAACTTTATTGGGAGTACGGAAAAAGCCTGTGCAAGTCAAAACTGTCCTTGACAGACATGCCTGGATGCCTGACCAGCTTTCTCAATCACTCTTTCCAAGAAATTTGTGAGCAAGTCGAGACCTCTCTTAGCGATGCATTGCCAAACTCGAAAAAGGACAAGATGCTAACAATTCTAGGAGGCAACGAGAAGCACTTCCAGATGTATTTAGTCAAACTATTACGTTGTCGCTTTTCATTGACAAGACACGAGTTCCTGTTGGGTAACACCGCAAATCCATTGATCGTTCCGCAAGATGATCTTCTGATTTGGTTGAAAGGGTTTGGAGAATGAATGTTAAAGTGGAGAAACTTTGTTCATTGGGGGCGGCCAGACCTTGTGATTGCGACAACCGAGCGAGGTGGCGGAGTTTCTTACACCATTCTAGAATTAAAGGTTTGCCGTCGGTTAGAGAATGTGTACAGCTATTTTGCAGGAAAAAGCGATCTTCATTCGGATGAACATCTAAAATACTCACGCAAAGGGGTACAAGTTTGTCAAAGCGAGACACTCGCGCATCTTCTTGGGCGTGCGGAAAATCAAGTTAGAGAGTACAGTAAATGGTGGTCTTCAATGCTTGAAGACAACAGACTCTTTTCTAGTCGAGTGTTTCACCAAGTTGTTATTGGAGTACTAGACAAACAGTCCAAAGGCCAATACCTCCTTTCTGACGTTGTAACGAGCGAGCGGAAACTATATGGCGACAGGAAATAGATTAGACAATCAAAGACAGAAAATTGAGTAAACTCACGAAAGAAGAATTGAGTCTGATTCATTTTCAACAGtaaaatttttgttgtataAGAATGAAAACTCACGTATATCGTAACTGCTTGTTTTAGTGTAGTTGacatttgtgtatgtctattaggtgtttgtgtgcattCTTAGCTGTACAAGTGACTCTAGATAGACACTAACAGCACGTTGTTATATCGACTATTTGCAATGTCTTGGGCAGTAGTCACTTCGAACCTATTCGTATTTGAgaatatacttatatacttaatGTTGGAGTGACAAATTTCAGTATCTGTGCAagctcattaattaattaatgcgtACACAAATTCGTCTGTTATTGGGTGTTATAAATCTATTCATGAATAGCGTCAACATGCAGGAAGGAGTTTATAACACAGTAGCGGATCTGCATGTTTTCAAACGGAACGTGCTATAGCATCCTTAACAAAGTGACGTCAcaaaacaaaatcaaaagTTCTGTTAAATATAGCTACCTATTAATTAGCGGCAAGAATCAAGACACACTTAAATCATATAAATGAATGACAAGCCATTGAGAACTGTTCATCAAATGTAATACATTTGATTAAAATAATCATTGGCAAAGTAACTATATACAACTAATAAGCCACGTACTGCATCTAATACTCTACACAAACCCATAACAAAGAATGTTCTGATGATATAGAAGTTAATCGAGAAACAGATTGCCAGTTGCATTGGCATGCTTAGGCTGGACAACCTTACACACGCAATCAACGAATTAATAACACAAAAACGTAGATGTAAATGAACTATTTGAGTAGAAACGTTTTCTTTGAGTGccataattatttattgttcataatttttataaaataagACTTACAATTTTCTTGTTAGTAATTGTCATTAGAATCAAGTCCCATCTCTAAG
Encoded here:
- the LOC134178493 gene encoding LOW QUALITY PROTEIN: uncharacterized protein LOC134178493 (The sequence of the model RefSeq protein was modified relative to this genomic sequence to represent the inferred CDS: inserted 2 bases in 1 codon; deleted 1 base in 1 codon; substituted 1 base at 1 genomic stop codon) — its product is MDSFELFSGAESLKSHYQLLGVGISATEEEIRKAYRWKARRAHPDKNIGVSHAEELMKKLNKAYETLTDTIKREDYDEQMDESDTMKSNTAEPLPSGSRLSESFLKLFMKWTTSSELSSVNSVVETLDSELKDFLKGPMKQKQKNRMQQFIRYLLQEDKTSFTAACGCVAMAVCSSNDWTSVLLSLTKHLIQNNWPEMGLRLIVPLLVNKKVSSKDYVKALMLLASALEKSFARRPHLKFMYCQYDMLLAAKEAYVTAESVLVNVDDHTLEPLKISQKKLELDSTIRKLSEEGEKRMYSETSKRIAQLWETREWESLLSMLTAESNSNDLQSHQQPNQIVMSGFESFLNSKMDYLDKTLKEDRLGLLLVRGLWKIKRQNVTAGLCDVQTAVWNGINLECLLKAAINVVVELTVSEIFGSLNQRFSVIFSGLKHISARDLLPSAIDNNLFGLLPTDDDLIPPSTLNWPELIVPGMNTRATRKYEESVRRHISEGKWSERNAAVAYIDLVSSSNHPVEAVLCFVNAGLWFLKELRLKVDKQKTKAAAKDLLKIPKKTASNHQNHATEQAVVGCMKQAYLLATTVLHPGMQQYFLRLALKATVTAVHIMNRRATPEDGTFIVSILHSLMYVCRMNPFWNVPVVMVSEAVILNIISGKLHSQYVLNLQSKKTKPIREAELKYQIYKNDLCGICHTEEPXRFSAMQEALREKGWTCLDVSRLMSSPLSVRDKDGWLVPNDALGVPLPYAELKGFSLKIDNLSSISILVGMADALDPPSRNERFHPFQEFRYEPEELKSTDFLHTMFETDYLLKSFSVGVEVSANSPFKQRATDERLLQDLPAHLRHILRPMLQRGSFLPKAHRFWIQVDELVYAETRDSTGSCIDYRLENPKMVVRTHLLIPDIDGKLHDATENDDCDSPEAQFAADFTTHYDEIARFFPLFARLKELVKLQFFALVLHSTSENLKRNGNGDVPVPDSIVQTIQGEERSKRKAAVSEMLRQIKSQIEVWPAAEISSKYQQPYGDFKMNYRPRILMYTYHIQTWSSKXKILREKDTKVLSDIASSLMQVCYYGVPLSTMKTYVSSWLSSSDSWSSSHCLLQFIKENMSLTTRAEIQQKIADQFRAIYKSFEQEVTVMKRKNQRCAQSGTSCNWVPAAPLRHTISENAFSLCYGGVLLAPTYRQGLVAQTDSRDKNIQTIGSQNIHTIRVPAVSKGQARSMSSSSHYGARTLKSKQSVRSGYSNVATVPPQTAAATVRSGSSNVAILPPRAADASGGGRSDGNGGNVITKLSILSELYWEYGKSLCKSKLSLTDMPGCLTSFLNHSFQEICEQVETSLSDALPNSKKDKMLTILGGNEKHFQMYLVKLLRCRFSLTRHEFLLGNTANPLIVPQDDLLIWLKGFGE